A region from the Gammaproteobacteria bacterium genome encodes:
- a CDS encoding inositol monophosphatase — protein sequence MQPLLNIAIAAARAAGHIIIRYINRVDSVSVAGKRRNDFVREVDRLAEREIINVIRRAYPRHAILAEESGAHGDDEYRWIIDPLDGTTNFLRGFPHYAVSIALDHRHRPQLGVVYDPFKEELFTAFRGAGATLNSRRIRVSQAAGLSGALLGTGIPYRPDQNLDAYLATLKALLPDTAGVRRAGSAALDLAYVACGRLDGFWEFGLKPWDFSAGVLLVQEAGGMVGDMSGGQDFVNTGNVLAASPKPFKEMVRALRPHLADVAKVHRSPA from the coding sequence ATGCAACCCCTGCTCAACATCGCGATCGCCGCCGCTCGCGCCGCCGGCCATATCATTATCCGTTATATCAATAGAGTTGACAGCGTTTCCGTCGCCGGCAAGCGGCGTAACGATTTCGTCAGAGAGGTCGATCGCTTAGCCGAGCGCGAGATCATTAACGTGATCCGCCGCGCGTACCCCAGGCACGCGATCCTGGCGGAAGAAAGCGGCGCGCACGGCGACGACGAGTACCGATGGATCATCGACCCGCTGGACGGCACCACCAATTTTCTGCGCGGCTTCCCGCACTACGCCGTGTCGATCGCGCTGGATCACAGGCACAGGCCGCAGCTGGGTGTGGTCTACGATCCATTCAAGGAGGAATTGTTTACCGCCTTCCGCGGCGCGGGCGCGACCCTTAACAGCCGTCGCATCCGTGTCAGTCAGGCCGCTGGACTCTCCGGCGCGCTGCTGGGCACCGGCATTCCGTATCGTCCGGATCAGAATCTCGACGCTTATCTCGCCACCCTGAAAGCGCTGCTGCCGGACACCGCCGGCGTGCGCCGCGCGGGCTCGGCCGCGCTGGATCTGGCTTATGTGGCCTGCGGACGCCTGGACGGTTTCTGGGAATTCGGCTTGAAACCGTGGGATTTTTCCGCCGGTGTGCTGCTGGTGCAGGAGGCCGGTGGCATGGTCGGCGACATGTCGGGCGGCCAGGATTTCGTGAATACCGGCAATGTCCTGGCGGCGAGCCCCAAGCCATTCAAGGAGATGGTGCGCGCGCTACGGCCGCATCTGGCCGACGTTGCGAAGGTTCACCGAAGCCCGGCTTAG